A stretch of the Ascaphus truei isolate aAscTru1 chromosome 4, aAscTru1.hap1, whole genome shotgun sequence genome encodes the following:
- the BTBD3 gene encoding BTB/POZ domain-containing protein 3 isoform X2, whose protein sequence is MAAEIFPNKKPANSNSNSAQQYHQQNLNNNNTIPSPNWQGLYATIRERNAVMFNNELMADVNFVVGPPGGTERLPGHKYVLAVGSSVFHAMFYGELAEDKDEIRIPDVEPAAFLAMLKYLYCDEIDLAADTVLATLYAAKKYIVPHLARACVNFLETSLSAKNACVLLSQSCLFEEPDLTQRCWEVIDAQAELALKSEGFCDIDFQTLESILKRETLNAKEIVVFEAALSWAEVECQRQEITSTIDNKRKVLGKALYLIRIPTMALDDFANGAAQSGVLTLNETNDIFLWYTAANKPELEFVSKPRKGLVPQRCHRFQSCAYRSNQWRYRGRCDSIQFAVDKRVFIAGFGLYGSSCGSAEYSAKIELKRQGVILGQNLSKYFSDGSSNTFSAWFEYPVQIEPDTFYTASVVLDGNELSYFGQEGMTEVQCGKVTVQFQCSSDSTNGTGVQGGQIPELIFYA, encoded by the exons atggcTGCTGAGATATTTCCTAATAAGAAACCAGCCAACAGCAACTCAAACTCTGCTCAGCAATATCACCAACAAAaccttaataacaataacactATTCCATCCCCAAACTGGCAAGGGCTTTATGCCACCATCCGAGAAAG AAATGCTGTGATGTTCAACAATGAATTGATGGCAGATGTTAATTTTGTGGTGGGACCACCAGGTGGGACCGAGCGGTTACCAGGACACAAA TATGTTTTAGCTGTTGGGAGCTCAGTATTTCATGCAATGTTTTACGGAGAGCTTGCTGAGGACAAAGATGAAATTCGGATTCCAGATGTTGAACCTGCTGCTTTTCTTGCTATGCTGAA atatttgtATTGTGACGAAATTGACTTGGCTGCTGATACAGTTTTGGCAACTCTTTATGCTGCTAAGAAATATATTGTCCCCCATCTTGCCCGGGCATGTGTTAACTTCCTGGAGACCAGCCTCAGTGCAAAGAATGCTTGTGTTCTTCTCTCCCAGAGCTGCTTGTTTGAAGAACCTGATCTGACCCAGAGGTGCTGGGAAGTGATTGATGCCCAGGCAGAACTTGCATTGAAAAGTGAAGGTTTTTGTGACATTGACTTTCAGACACTTGAAAGTATTCTTAAAAGAGAGACTTTAAATGCCAAAGAAATCGTTGTCTTTGAGGCAGCTCTTAGTTGGGCAGAAGTAGAATGTCAACGTCAAGAAATAACTTCAACTATAGACAATAAACGAAAGGTTCTGGGGAAAGCGCTCTACTTGATTCGCATTCCTACTATGGCACTAGACGATTTTGCAAATGGAGCTGCTCAGTCTGGTGTTTTGACACTTAATGAAACTAATGATATTTTTCTCTGGTATACTGCTGCTAATAAACCAGAGTTAGAGTTTGTAAGCAAGCCCAGAAAAGGTCTTGTCCCTCAGAGGTGCCACCGTTTTCAATCATGTGCCTACCGTAGTAACCAGTGGCGTTACAGAGGCCGTTGTGACAGCATTCAGTTTGCTGTGGATAAACGAGTATTTATTGCTGGTTTTGGTCTGTATGGTTCCAGCTGTGGATCGGCAGAATACAGTGCAAAAATTGAATTGAAACGCCAGGGTGTCATACTAGGACAGAATCTAAGCAAATATTTTTCTGACGGGTCTAGCAATACCTTTTCTGCTTGGTTTGAGTATCCAGTCCAAATTGAGCCTGACACTTTCTACACTGCCAGTGTGGTTCTAGATGGCAATGAACTAAGTTACTTTGGACAGGAAGGAATGACAGAAGTCCAGTGTGGAAAAGTAACTGTGCAGTTTCAGTGCTCCTCAGATAGCACAAATGGGACAGGTGTGCAAGGAGGACAGATCCCCGAACTCATtttctatgcctga
- the BTBD3 gene encoding BTB/POZ domain-containing protein 3 isoform X1: MVDAKGKNMKCLTFFLMLPETVKNRSKKGPKKGNPSNNSKLPPVCYEIITLKTKKKKKMAAEIFPNKKPANSNSNSAQQYHQQNLNNNNTIPSPNWQGLYATIRERNAVMFNNELMADVNFVVGPPGGTERLPGHKYVLAVGSSVFHAMFYGELAEDKDEIRIPDVEPAAFLAMLKYLYCDEIDLAADTVLATLYAAKKYIVPHLARACVNFLETSLSAKNACVLLSQSCLFEEPDLTQRCWEVIDAQAELALKSEGFCDIDFQTLESILKRETLNAKEIVVFEAALSWAEVECQRQEITSTIDNKRKVLGKALYLIRIPTMALDDFANGAAQSGVLTLNETNDIFLWYTAANKPELEFVSKPRKGLVPQRCHRFQSCAYRSNQWRYRGRCDSIQFAVDKRVFIAGFGLYGSSCGSAEYSAKIELKRQGVILGQNLSKYFSDGSSNTFSAWFEYPVQIEPDTFYTASVVLDGNELSYFGQEGMTEVQCGKVTVQFQCSSDSTNGTGVQGGQIPELIFYA; this comes from the exons ATGGTAGATGCAAAAGGGAAGAACATGAAATGTCTCacttttttcttgatgcttccaGAAACTGTCAAGAACCGGTCCAAAAAAGGCCCCAAAAAGGGAAACCCGAGTAATAACAGCAAGTTGCCACCGGTTTGCTATGAAATAATTACCTTAAAGaccaaaaagaagaagaagatggcTGCTGAGATATTTCCTAATAAGAAACCAGCCAACAGCAACTCAAACTCTGCTCAGCAATATCACCAACAAAaccttaataacaataacactATTCCATCCCCAAACTGGCAAGGGCTTTATGCCACCATCCGAGAAAG AAATGCTGTGATGTTCAACAATGAATTGATGGCAGATGTTAATTTTGTGGTGGGACCACCAGGTGGGACCGAGCGGTTACCAGGACACAAA TATGTTTTAGCTGTTGGGAGCTCAGTATTTCATGCAATGTTTTACGGAGAGCTTGCTGAGGACAAAGATGAAATTCGGATTCCAGATGTTGAACCTGCTGCTTTTCTTGCTATGCTGAA atatttgtATTGTGACGAAATTGACTTGGCTGCTGATACAGTTTTGGCAACTCTTTATGCTGCTAAGAAATATATTGTCCCCCATCTTGCCCGGGCATGTGTTAACTTCCTGGAGACCAGCCTCAGTGCAAAGAATGCTTGTGTTCTTCTCTCCCAGAGCTGCTTGTTTGAAGAACCTGATCTGACCCAGAGGTGCTGGGAAGTGATTGATGCCCAGGCAGAACTTGCATTGAAAAGTGAAGGTTTTTGTGACATTGACTTTCAGACACTTGAAAGTATTCTTAAAAGAGAGACTTTAAATGCCAAAGAAATCGTTGTCTTTGAGGCAGCTCTTAGTTGGGCAGAAGTAGAATGTCAACGTCAAGAAATAACTTCAACTATAGACAATAAACGAAAGGTTCTGGGGAAAGCGCTCTACTTGATTCGCATTCCTACTATGGCACTAGACGATTTTGCAAATGGAGCTGCTCAGTCTGGTGTTTTGACACTTAATGAAACTAATGATATTTTTCTCTGGTATACTGCTGCTAATAAACCAGAGTTAGAGTTTGTAAGCAAGCCCAGAAAAGGTCTTGTCCCTCAGAGGTGCCACCGTTTTCAATCATGTGCCTACCGTAGTAACCAGTGGCGTTACAGAGGCCGTTGTGACAGCATTCAGTTTGCTGTGGATAAACGAGTATTTATTGCTGGTTTTGGTCTGTATGGTTCCAGCTGTGGATCGGCAGAATACAGTGCAAAAATTGAATTGAAACGCCAGGGTGTCATACTAGGACAGAATCTAAGCAAATATTTTTCTGACGGGTCTAGCAATACCTTTTCTGCTTGGTTTGAGTATCCAGTCCAAATTGAGCCTGACACTTTCTACACTGCCAGTGTGGTTCTAGATGGCAATGAACTAAGTTACTTTGGACAGGAAGGAATGACAGAAGTCCAGTGTGGAAAAGTAACTGTGCAGTTTCAGTGCTCCTCAGATAGCACAAATGGGACAGGTGTGCAAGGAGGACAGATCCCCGAACTCATtttctatgcctga